One genomic window of Sardina pilchardus chromosome 15, fSarPil1.1, whole genome shotgun sequence includes the following:
- the tmem69 gene encoding transmembrane protein 69: protein MLSSVLRRCILSGSKPLQLVSRLSACPDRPPCIRGKVPSCGSICRGPEPLRSNSGALLGMQSFHSSAWRHKKKQPEEPPPRELDLLRYDMKALKLAPKPALYLGLSGLIPFVAAPLVMSVTELYMPEIAFAQVAYGASIVSFLGGVRWGFAIPEGSPAKPDWLNLANSVVPSLIAWVALLFSKDYFTQSALTVMIGLGVALHYDLALLPTYPSWFKAMRALLTFVAFFSLLSTIVMKGVFPEKKFLTEK, encoded by the exons ATGTTGTCTAGTGTGCTGAGAAGATGCATTTTGTCTGGCAGCAAG CCTTTGCAGCTTGTATCCAGACTATCCGCTTGTCCAGATAGACCGCCATGTATCAGAGGAAAGGTTCCGAGCTGCGGGTCAATTTGCAGAGGCCCAGAGCCTCTCAGGTCGAACTCAGGTGCTCTCCTCGGGATGCAGTCTTTCCACAGTTCAGCTTGGAGGCATAAGAAAAAGCAACCTGAGGAGCCTCCTCCTCGGGAGCTGGACCTGCTGCGGTATGACATGAAGGCCTTAAAACTGGCGCCCAAACCTGCATTATATCTTGGACTATCTGGTCTCATACCGTTTGTGGCTGCACCACTTGTCATGAGCGTTACAGAGCTCTACATGCCTGAGATAGCATTTGCACAAGTTGCATATGGAGCCTCTATTGTGTCCTTCTTGGGTGGTGTACGATGGGGTTTTGCTATTCCTGAGGGTAGTCCAGCCAAACCTGATTGGCTGAACCTGGCAAACAGTGTTGTTCCCTCTTTGATAGCCTGGGTAGCTTTACTCTTCAGCAAGgattattttacacaatcagCTTTAACTGTGATGATTGGACTAGGAGTTGCTCTGCACTATGATCTCGCTCTGCTTCCCACCTACCCTAGCTGGTTTAAAGCTATGAGAGCCCTGCTCACATTTGTcgcctttttttctctgttgtcAACTATCGTGATGAAAGGAGTGTTCCCAGAAAAGAAGTTTCTTACAGAAAAGTGA